A single region of the Pontibacter kalidii genome encodes:
- a CDS encoding DUF6150 family protein, whose protein sequence is MQILFTLWVALLPHLSPASTAEMGRNHCQVYGSVYLERNPLYKNTASHVVYLGEEEAFANMVVYRESNKLFADAPAIWYVTPNKAFADHVLYVTEQRHQADFTVHFTDARSFATCRE, encoded by the coding sequence ATGCAGATACTGTTCACGCTCTGGGTGGCATTGCTGCCGCACCTCAGCCCTGCTTCTACCGCAGAAATGGGGCGAAACCACTGCCAGGTGTATGGTTCTGTGTACCTGGAGCGCAACCCCCTGTATAAAAACACGGCCTCGCATGTGGTGTACCTGGGGGAAGAGGAGGCCTTTGCCAACATGGTGGTATACCGCGAAAGCAATAAGCTCTTTGCCGATGCGCCCGCCATCTGGTACGTAACGCCGAACAAGGCCTTTGCCGACCACGTGCTGTACGTGACCGAGCAGCGCCACCAAGCTGATTTTACCGTGCATTTTACCGATGCACGCTCATTTGCCACTTGCCGAGAATAA
- the tpiA gene encoding triose-phosphate isomerase, translating into MRKKIVAGNWKMNKTAEEALSLVSEIDNMVKDEVNQDVAVVVAPPFPFLQSVGKLTQGNDRMHLAAQNVSEHESGAYTGEVSAAMLKSVGVEYVIIGHSERRLYHHEDAQTLYQKMKATTAHGMKPIFCCGEPLEERDADRHFDYVGKQLHDSLSYLSNEEFDQVVVAYEPIWAIGTGRTASSQQAQEMHEYIREQLARMFDAEAAYNTPILYGGSCNPGNAQELFSQPDVDGGLIGGASLKSRDFTDVIKSI; encoded by the coding sequence ATGAGAAAGAAGATTGTTGCAGGTAACTGGAAAATGAATAAAACCGCTGAGGAGGCGCTTTCGCTGGTGTCGGAGATCGATAACATGGTGAAGGACGAGGTGAATCAAGACGTGGCCGTGGTGGTGGCGCCGCCTTTCCCGTTCCTGCAGAGCGTGGGTAAACTGACCCAGGGCAACGACAGAATGCACCTGGCCGCCCAGAATGTGAGTGAGCACGAGAGCGGTGCCTATACCGGCGAGGTGTCGGCTGCCATGCTGAAATCAGTGGGCGTAGAGTATGTGATCATCGGGCACAGCGAGCGCCGCCTATACCACCACGAGGATGCGCAGACGCTGTACCAGAAAATGAAAGCTACCACTGCCCATGGCATGAAGCCGATCTTCTGCTGCGGTGAGCCCCTGGAGGAGCGCGACGCCGACCGCCACTTCGATTACGTAGGCAAGCAACTGCACGACAGCCTTTCTTACCTCAGCAACGAGGAGTTTGACCAGGTGGTGGTGGCTTACGAGCCGATCTGGGCGATTGGCACCGGCCGCACGGCCAGCAGTCAGCAGGCGCAGGAAATGCATGAGTATATCCGCGAGCAGTTGGCCCGCATGTTCGATGCCGAGGCTGCCTACAACACCCCCATCCTTTACGGCGGTAGCTGCAACCCCGGCAATGCCCAGGAGCTGTTCTCGCAGCCGGATGTGGACGGTGGTTTGATCGGAGGAGCCTCCCTGAAGTCAAGGGATTTTACGGATGTGATCAAATCCATATAA
- the uvrA gene encoding excinuclease ABC subunit UvrA has protein sequence MVDITEDKLDELDARQHIIIKGARVHNLKNLSVALPRNQFIVITGLSGSGKSSLAFDTLYAEGQRMYVESLSSYARQFLGRMDKPDVDYIRGISPAIAIEQKVSIKNNRSTVGTSTEIYDYLKLLYARIGKTYSPISGEVVQKDTITDVVDFIFSLEDEARVMILAPLHQHRERTLAKELDLLLQKGYSRIYANGQVYFIEELLEEKKPKLGKDIYILVDRAVIYKADEDLQFRIADSVQTAFFEGQGECRVKYGNEEERVFSDRFELDGMVFEEPSVNFFSFNNPYGACQTCEGFGSVLGIDPDLVIPDKSLTVYEGAIAPWRTDKMSEWLQPLLKNGIRFDFPIHRPYNELTEAEQELLWTGNKYFSGLNAFFREIQSQTHKIQYRVMLSRYRGRTACPDCKGSRLRKDASYVKVGGKSITDLVLMPITQVLPFFRNLQLTEHEQNVAERLVTEVANRLGYLERVGLGYLTLNRLSNTLSGGESQRINLATSLGSALVGSMYILDEPSIGLHPKDSEQLIGVLRSLQQLGNTVIVVEHEEEMMRAADQLIDIGPEAGSGGGNLMFQGTLDELTKKADTYTSRYLSGRMEVPVPTQRRKWRNAIELIGARENNLKNLSVKVPLGVMTVVTGVSGSGKSTLIKKILAPAMQKLHGATAEATGKFDKLSGDYSKIEHVEFVDQNPIGKSSRSNPVTYVKAYDAIRTLYADQPVAKARGFKPSHFSFNIEGGRCEVCQGEGQVKIEMQFMADIYLTCESCHGQRFKQDVLDVKYKDKSISEVLDMTIADSIDFFADQPKIIEKLRPLNDVGLGYIRLGQSSNTLSGGEAQRVKLASFLTKGVQAHQENILFIFDEPSTGLHFHDISRLLTSINALIENGNTVVIIEHNMDIIKCADWIIDLGPEGGLNGGHLLFEGTPEEMAKLEDNHTARFLKDKL, from the coding sequence ATGGTAGACATAACCGAAGATAAATTAGACGAGCTCGATGCCCGTCAACACATCATCATTAAGGGGGCACGGGTACACAACCTCAAAAACCTGAGCGTAGCGCTGCCCCGCAACCAGTTCATTGTCATCACCGGCCTTTCCGGGTCAGGTAAATCCTCGCTGGCGTTTGACACGCTGTACGCCGAGGGGCAGCGCATGTACGTGGAGAGCCTGAGCTCTTACGCCCGCCAGTTCCTGGGCCGCATGGACAAGCCCGATGTGGACTACATCCGGGGCATCAGCCCGGCCATCGCCATCGAGCAGAAGGTAAGTATAAAAAACAACCGCTCTACGGTTGGCACCAGCACCGAGATTTACGATTACCTGAAGTTGCTCTACGCCCGCATCGGCAAAACCTACTCGCCCATTTCCGGGGAGGTGGTGCAGAAGGATACGATAACGGATGTGGTGGACTTTATTTTCTCGCTGGAGGATGAGGCCCGTGTCATGATCCTGGCGCCGCTGCACCAGCACCGGGAGCGCACGCTGGCCAAAGAGCTGGACCTGCTGTTGCAGAAGGGCTACTCCCGCATCTACGCCAACGGACAGGTATACTTTATAGAGGAGCTGCTGGAGGAGAAAAAGCCGAAGCTGGGCAAGGATATCTATATTCTGGTAGACCGCGCCGTGATTTATAAAGCCGACGAGGACCTGCAGTTCCGGATAGCCGACTCGGTGCAAACCGCCTTTTTCGAGGGGCAGGGGGAGTGCCGCGTCAAGTATGGCAACGAGGAGGAACGCGTGTTCTCGGATAGGTTTGAGCTGGACGGGATGGTGTTCGAGGAGCCCTCGGTTAATTTCTTCAGCTTTAACAACCCCTACGGCGCCTGCCAGACCTGCGAGGGTTTCGGTAGCGTGCTGGGCATCGACCCGGACCTGGTAATTCCCGACAAAAGCCTGACCGTGTACGAAGGGGCCATCGCCCCATGGCGCACCGATAAGATGAGCGAATGGCTGCAGCCACTGCTTAAGAACGGCATCCGCTTCGACTTCCCGATCCACCGCCCTTACAACGAGCTGACGGAGGCGGAGCAGGAACTGCTGTGGACCGGCAATAAGTACTTCTCCGGCCTCAACGCCTTCTTCAGGGAAATACAATCGCAGACGCACAAGATACAGTACCGCGTGATGCTCTCGCGCTACCGCGGCCGCACCGCCTGCCCGGACTGCAAGGGCTCGCGCCTGCGCAAGGATGCCAGCTACGTAAAAGTAGGCGGCAAAAGTATAACCGACCTGGTGCTGATGCCGATTACGCAGGTGCTACCGTTTTTCCGAAACTTGCAGCTAACGGAGCACGAGCAGAACGTGGCCGAGCGACTGGTAACGGAAGTAGCGAACCGCCTTGGTTATCTGGAGCGCGTGGGCCTGGGCTATCTTACCCTCAACCGGCTTTCCAACACGCTTTCCGGCGGCGAGAGCCAGCGCATCAACCTGGCAACCTCGCTGGGCAGTGCCCTGGTAGGCTCCATGTATATTCTGGATGAACCAAGTATAGGCCTGCACCCGAAAGATTCGGAGCAGCTGATTGGCGTGCTGCGCTCGCTGCAGCAGCTGGGCAACACGGTCATTGTGGTGGAGCACGAGGAGGAGATGATGCGCGCGGCCGACCAGCTGATCGATATTGGCCCGGAAGCCGGCTCGGGTGGCGGTAACCTGATGTTCCAGGGAACGCTGGATGAGCTGACGAAGAAAGCAGACACTTATACTTCCAGGTATCTGAGTGGCCGCATGGAGGTGCCGGTGCCAACGCAGCGCCGCAAGTGGCGCAATGCCATCGAGCTGATCGGGGCGCGGGAGAACAACCTCAAAAACCTGAGCGTGAAGGTGCCGCTGGGTGTGATGACGGTGGTGACGGGCGTGAGTGGCTCCGGTAAGTCCACCCTGATCAAAAAGATACTGGCCCCGGCCATGCAGAAGCTGCACGGCGCTACCGCAGAGGCCACGGGCAAGTTCGACAAACTGTCCGGTGACTACAGCAAAATCGAGCATGTGGAGTTTGTGGACCAGAACCCGATCGGCAAGTCCTCGCGCTCCAACCCGGTAACCTACGTAAAGGCCTACGATGCCATCCGTACCCTGTATGCCGACCAGCCGGTAGCCAAGGCGCGTGGGTTTAAGCCGTCGCACTTCTCCTTTAACATCGAGGGTGGCCGTTGTGAGGTATGCCAGGGCGAGGGCCAGGTGAAGATTGAGATGCAGTTTATGGCCGATATCTACCTGACCTGCGAGAGCTGCCACGGCCAACGCTTTAAGCAGGACGTGCTGGATGTAAAGTATAAGGACAAGAGCATCTCCGAGGTGCTGGACATGACCATCGCCGACAGCATCGATTTCTTTGCCGATCAGCCCAAGATCATCGAGAAACTTAGGCCGCTGAATGATGTAGGCTTGGGCTACATCCGCCTGGGGCAGTCGAGCAACACCTTGTCGGGGGGCGAGGCGCAGCGCGTAAAGCTTGCCTCTTTCCTCACCAAGGGCGTGCAGGCGCACCAGGAGAACATCCTCTTTATTTTTGACGAGCCCAGCACCGGCCTGCACTTCCACGACATCAGCAGGTTGCTTACCTCCATTAACGCCTTGATAGAAAATGGTAATACGGTTGTCATCATCGAGCATAATATGGATATCATCAAGTGTGCCGACTGGATCATTGACCTTGGTCCGGAGGGAGGTTTAAACGGTGGCCACCTGCTGTTCGAGGGCACGCCGGAGGAGATGGCAAAGCTGGAGGATAACCACACAGCCAGGTTTCTGAAGGATAAGCTGTAG